The genome window TTTCATTCTACAGTTATTTTTTACCAACCCAATCTTCATTATGAGGAGCATTGATTTGAAGTCAAACATCTGGGTCAAGCTGTGCTCTCATCTGACTTGAACAGATTTCCCACCAGtgtaactaagggcagaatttggccctttgctGCTATTTCTTATGGAGAGAGAACTGGTGCAACACTGAACCAAGTATGCCTGTCAAACAATGCTTTGTACAACAATCCTTATAAAGGAGAGAATGGAAATACTCTAGGATTGTGAAAAAGTCTGGATTATCTGACACTCATACTAAAACTAAGTAAGGTAAATATTGTAACAAACAAATTCCTTTAACTAGTTTAAATTCTCCATGTGCAAAAGAAAATGTACAGATAcagtaaaattaatttttttccaatgtaAAATTAAAGAAATTTAGAGCACATCATGTAGAGTATAACTAAAGTCTACTTATTGTTTAAAGAATTTTTCATTCCAGTTGTCATCTCCATTTAAGGTTTGTGACTAATAAATAATAGTTCTGTCCTGTGGAGAGATTACTgtgttgcgggggtgggggagtgcatGTTTTCAACTGTAAACACTGCAGGAAAGTTTGATTTCAAGGAGAAACTCATTGTAGTAGCTCCTGTGCCCGATTAATCTGTTTTAGTTAGGATTTAAAATTTTCTTTGCAAGTAACCCTAAATGCATGCAAGCCAAGTACTTCTTCCTCCCAAAACAAAATTATAGAGAAGCCATAAGAGTAAGAGCAGAACTACAAAATGATAGTTATACATTGTTTCATTCATGCAATTAAATCGTTATGCTCTTTGATTCTGTTGAGGTGTTAATACTAGGCTATCTAGCAAATCCTCAAagctttaattaaatattgtcaAATATATAGCAATTTTAATTAAACATCTGCAAATACTTAACTCCATCTCATGAGAGAGAGTATACTACGTATGTTTACACACGGTACTGAGTAAAGAAAAATTATGAATTAAAGAAGGCATTGTGCAATATTATACACAAGAAACTAGGGCTACAGTAACTATAGGCCAGACTACTGCAAGATCAAATACCACAAGTTTTAGACTTGTTATGAGTAAGAGTAATGTAGTCAATTGTGGGTTCTTCATTAAAATCTGAGTTTAACAAAAAGGATCTACAACTAatagaattaaaaataatcacagaTTAGAGATTTTAATAGACAGGCATTACTTACCAACTCTAGCAGTAATAACTCCTGCAAACAGAAGACTAACAGAGATTAAAGGCACAGAGTCAGAACTCATCTCTAGGTTACTGTTAACAGAGCTAGATCCGTTTAACCAGTTGTGCGTTCCAGTTGTAAAGGATATTTCAGACATATCAGTTGGACGTGCAGTAGGCAATGGTTGTCCTTCCAATAACCTGGTACGGATGTCAGCAAATGGGGAAACAGTCAAATCCAAAGGACTTCCAGGCATGAACACAGAAATCACACATGAGACCAAGCAGGCAAACTGGGCTATTCCAGAGATGAAGCCTGTGCGAACTAGGCCACATTTGCGACGGAGCCAGGTAAAGGCTACTGTTCCCATGATTCCAGTTATGGCCGAGGCCCCCATCAGAAGGCTTAGCACAGAACCACTCAAACCCTGAGTGTATGCATAACCTGTAGTAATGCAATCAAAGCCCAGAACAGTCATATAGAGGAATGCAAGACCCAGACCTGCAAGAAACACAGGTTGGTTGTAGTATGCAACCCATCCATCACGAAATGTGATGAAAGGTTCAGCAATCCAGGCACTACAGCTGATTTCCTTCTCCTGCTGGGGCTCAAAGACTGTTACATCTTTCTCAATTAACTGGACTCCTTCAGTGGGCTTCAATTCGCTATCTGTAAAACAGAAACATAACTATTAAGTGCTTTCCTGCAAAAGAACTATGGAGTATAACTCATTATGCTGTATGTATTTAATAAAGGTGCTTCCTTTCTAGGGAGGTTtgtcattttaaatatattctggTTAATTAGGTTACAAAAACAGCTTTGTTAAAATTATTATATTTCACATTCTACCCATGCCCTTAAATCCAGAAAGTAATAGGGGAaccaaaaataaaactaattttcATTGATTTAAAAAGCAGCTTGTTGTGTTACATTGGTGAAGAGACAGTTCTTCTCACACTAGGTTTCTTGTGAGATGTGAACACTAAGCAATGGCTTGTGCAAAATAATTTGCTTAATGACAACACTAGGCACTTATATAGAGCTTTTagtgttcaaagcactgtacaaacattaattaaaaacgTTCTCAACGCCCCAAGGGGTAGTAAGCAAATATTCCCCATCTTATTGGTGGGTAAAATCAACAGAGAAataaagtgacttgctgaaggccaCTTAGGGAGTCTGTGTGAGAGCTGGGATTCTAATACAGTCATTCTTGATTTCCAGTCCTAgacaccccccaacacacacaccatgcCAGGTTCTCATTTTTTTGCAAACCTAGAGCCAGGAGAGAGTTGGCAAAGACTGAAAAGGCCTTTCAGCTAGAGTGGAAGCCATAGCTGAAATTCAGTGTGTGTTCTGGAGTTTATTTGAACATGAAGCTTTGCACAAATCCCTGCAAACTGGAAGGCCTGTGTGAGGCATATTTACAGCCCTAACAAGTCTAATTTTAAACCAAAGTCAAATTAATAGTGGTAATGagacaggttttctaaacattgcCAGTTGCTAATTTTGTCTTTAGTCTTAAGGAGCTTGAAGAAGCCCCATTCAGACCTCCAAGGAGCTGTACTCACCTTTTAACCTCTTCACTTCACCCCATCAACCTGTGTTATCACCTCTCCTATGCCAAGAGATTGGTGACAATGGCTCTTTCTGGAGCACATCACCACTGCTCCAGCATTAACCCTAGGGTTAACTGCAGGGCATTCTCCCCCATAGAGGCTAAATGTGTTCTCAGGAAGAAAAGGACTCAGCGAATGTTACTAACTAGGATCTCCTAAACTGTAATGCATAGTACTAGAAGTAGACTGCTAAGATGGCCTCATCCTTCACATCTTTTTACTCTAACAGGCTATTATAAGTCATCCTAgaatttacaaagaatgtatttAGTCTTACAATGgccccccccatccatcccccaggAACTACTCTCGTCCCTCCTGAAGAGCCCTAATCAAACCCTAAATATTTGAAAGGGCAGTCCTCATTTAGTGGTACCTCATGTTTAGAGTATCTTTTTCCAGCAACCGCAACAAATTCAATATCGTTGGTGGGGATGTTTGGAAGCTCTGTTTCCTAGGTGCGTTGAGTGGTATTTCCCTGCTAGACATCTCCCTTTTTCAAAGGGAAAAATATTCTTTAGACTTCATATTCCAACATGTGCCACATTTTGGATACATTCTATAAGTGAAACGGGCTAGTTTCTGGAAGGATTCTAACTTGTGAGGTTAAGAGACCAAACCAAAAATGTCCATTCTTTGGCTGCTGTTTATGGGGTATTCCAGCCATCTGCAACCTCAAATATTGTTACTCAAAACTAAGTTCATTGGTAACACCACCCAACACTAAAACAAGTTGCTCTAACAGTAAAGAGTAAAATCCTGAAAAGTATTGTTAAGCAAAAGAACCAAAATGGTCTATAGGagaataaaatggaaaatgaatgGTTTCCAGTTTTGGTATGATTGATGTAGTGTATATAATAAATTTAAGATATCATCGATACCTTTCTGTACATTCAGTTGTTTCAGCTCTGACTCCTCAATTTTTGAAGTAGCTTTGAGAGCCAGAGCAGGGGTTTTCTGGTAGACTTTCCAGAGCAGCAGATATTCCAGACACATAGACAACAGGTTCCAGCCAGAAATGAAGCCACAGCCAATCACTGGTGAGCCAAAGGTCATTATTTGGCCAACTGCCATTGGGGCCAAGATATTGGTCAGCTGATCAATTCTTCGTACTGTAGCATTCATATCTATAATAAATAATTTGATAaggaaaatattaatgaaaacttACAGAAGATGTATATGTAATATAATAGATTAAAATGAATACATGAGCCAAATCCCAGTCCCTATAAAAACCAATAGCAAACCTtctcttgacttcactgggaccaggatttaGCCCTTATGTATAATACTTCTGTGTCTGATGAAAATTAGTTTAATTGTATTGAGCTAATCAAACTCAGCACCCATTGTGGTCAGAGTGAGATGTTCATGATTGAGCATACTTGGATTAAAGTAAGAGATGAAAAATTATCAAATGTCTTCAGAATAATACTCAGATGATTCCCCTTTCATCAAAGATCACTCTGCACTCCTGGCCTGAATCTGAAGCAACTCTTGAAATTAGTGGGAACACCAAATACAGAATGGATCATGAcctatgaaaaaaatatttctgtaatgGATGACAGACATTTCTTAAACTATCTGTACAATactgaaacatttatttattgGCTTCCTCAGTTCACCTCTAATTACAAATGAAcatatgatgggatgttagatggggtgggatctgagttactacagagaattctttcctgggtatctggctggtgactcttgcccacatgctcagggttcagcgattgccatatttggggttgggaaggaattttcctccagggcagattggaaggggccctcggggtttttcgccttcctctgcggcacagggcatgggtcacttgctggaggattctctgcaccttgaagtctttaaaccacgatttgaggacttcaatagctcagacataggtgagaggtttattgcaggagtgggtgggtgagattctgtggcctgcattatgcaggtcaaactagatgatcataattgtcccttttgaccttaatatctatgagaaCAGACCTTTGATATAACTAAATTGCCTTACTGGGGCACACAGTGGTCATCAATCATTCTGCAATTTCAGAGAGCAaagttctctctcccccttctgttcCAGTCACGCACAGTTAGGTGCGGTCCCCTTGGGTTTTGACATTAATATATAGCTCATAGTTCCATTCTAATAATGGGAAGAGtcctccctcttccttcccccgaCCCCATAAACTTTTGCCTTACTTTTCCCAGCAAGTTGCTGTGCATATAGCAGTGACTAACCTTTATTTGCAATGAACTGGTGCCATTAGGAATAACTTTATAACTAAAAGCTCTGGAAGAGGCTTCCATCTTTAACTAAAAAGGGAGGTAGTAGAATCCCCAtaactggaggcttttaagaacaggttggacaaacttgtcagggatggtctagattgaacttggtcctgcctcagtgaagggggctagacttgatgacctcttgaggtccctttcggCCCTACATTTCTGGCTGTTGTGGCCGACAGAAGTCACTGCATGctcagctctccccacccccctcaacAGGCCATACATGTAGGTGCTTAAATACAGATATAGGAGTCTAATTTTATGAGACCTATTTtggaaaaatcttggcctaagctTTCTGTAAAAAGATGAACCAAGGGTAAATCAATATACTGGTATTTTCccgagtctgcagagagcctgaaattgCTAATTCCTTTCAAGGAATTAACTCCGAAATCTAAAGATAAATTAAGTGTCAGTATTAATAGCCAATTCAGTACTGATCAAAGCACACAAGACAGAGTTATGAAGACCTGCATGATCTACTGAGAGAGAACCTTTGAggtttaaggtcgggcttgacaaagccctcgctgggatgatttagtgggggattggtcctgctttgagcagggggttggactagatgacctcttgaggtcccttccaaccctgatattctatgattctaggagaTTGGGAGAATAGCATTATTCCCCCACCATAGTTAGAAGGGAAGCCATATGGGAATCAAGGTAGATGGAGAGAACCATCCAGGATAAGTGAGGAGAGAACACAGTAGCTTTTATCTGCCTGTTCTGCTAAATTACATAGCAGTGTGCCTTCTTTGTGAAAAAGAGTATAAAGAGAAATAGGTTCTTTTGGCCTTTGGTCATTCTGCATATTTCACAATCAAAGTAAGTATTTTACAGATATTCCTCACAATATAATCCTCATTTTGTTTTAGATACTGTTATAACtaataaaaaacccacaccaccaccacaccagACACAAAAACCTCCTTGGGAGAAGTCTATGAAATGGAACAGGTTTTCTGTGTGAGGAATCTATTTCCCAGGCAAtcatacagaacagaaatggtCATATGATGCTGCATTAATCTGTCAGAATTGAGGAAGGACAAAAAAAGGCAATACTGTCTCTATTACATTACACCTATTACATGATAGCTCTCCCCCGGGGTGACTTGCACCTCGTTTGAAGCAGAGATGGGATGTGATTTGCTAAATACAAACAAGAAAGATTAATGAGAACCATTAACATTAAGGCTCTGCAAGGGAACTTCCATCAACAACTGGTGTGCGTTTGAAGAAAATTAAGACACTACTGCTCTACAGAAGGTAATTGCTAAGAAACTACTGCAAGGTCAAAATAGGGGATTAAGAGGGAGTTTGTAATttgataaataaaaattaaaaaaaaaaatcagaaaaggttACAAGTTGTGCACTTTACCTAATAAGAGGGTTAATCTCTCTAATGTTCTCAGAATATGGGATTCCCTTGATGATAATAAACGTTGATAAATCTTAATCAAATCCTGTCAGTCAATGTATTTACTATTGAGTATTAAACACAGGTGATTTGATGAAATTCTATATTTGGTTTGCAGAAATAAAACTGATCTCCCTTGATAGTGTTAGAGTTGGATTAAAACAAGAAGATAGTTTTATGGCTAGGTAACTACGCTGTGATCAGAGTTTTACAACAGTCATTACTAATCTCTGTAGATATAGTGAGGAATATGGTAGGGGGAAAGCTGCCCTTTTAAACTGTTGTTCTATGTtccaggagctgagagagaagaATGTGCTGACTTCAGGGTAAAACTGCAGTCTGTTAAAAATCAAGCCCACATGTTAAGACACTTTTAGATAGTGGAAATAATGTATTTCACCTGCCAATTTGCTTCTATCTTCACCTGCAACCACAACAATCCAGTCTCTCTGAATTGTGATTGCTGTGGCAGTGCTGGCCAAATTTGCAATATTTGCTATTGTGATAACCAGGATATAGCACATggtctggaggaaaaaaaggaaagaaaagaagtgTTAAACATGAGTAAAATGATGGACCAAGTTAAATGACTAAAAATACAGACTTTCTTGGACAACCAAAATTATAGTTCTGTATTTTAAACCGTTTCATATAAATGTTACTTTTCAGACAGTACAATGATAATATGAagatttaaaaatgattattttatttattaacaaagAGGTATGTTCCCCTGTGCCCTTTTGCAACAAAGCTAAAAACAGTAAGTAGGAtttaatggcctgatcctgcatcattgaagccaatgacagAGCCTCCATTGATGTCCATGAGTACAGGAAGAGACTcagtggggcagatcctcagttgtaAGAGCTCAATTGGTGTCAAATTAATAAGTTACTTTCCTTTACTAGTGACACTAAAGAAGTCTTAAATTTGAGTACTTACAAGAAGCCATCCAGAGTATAAGGTCAAAAGTTGGGTCTTAAACAAGAAGACAATCATCAGGATGATACCACACAGGATGACAGATGCATTCTGTACAACCAAGGAAGTCTGAGCCACtgtttcaggttaaaaaaaatataaatataatctgTGGATATTCCCCATCTTCATGTTTggaattaaataattttttttctatacAAGCTATATTCTTCAAGtccttcccccgccccattttctcttttaaaaattaaagtttatttATAAGGTAAACTGTTTTTATAGTGTGAAGAGATCTCATTTTCACTTTGAATCAACCACCATTTTACAGTCTATACACAGAATCAAATTCATTCTTAGTGTAGTTCCACTGACCTAACAGTATAATACAATATGAGAAAAATAGGCATTTTCCTCCATTCAGCAAGACTTCCaaacactgtttttaaaaaaagtgagtgCTATTGTGTAAatgctttaaaattaattttcattttacagaACAGGGTTTTCAATTAATGTAACTACATAAGAGGTGACTGAAGAGAACATACAAGAGCAACAGATTACAAAGGCAGTTCTAATATACAGTGTGGAATATTTCTAGACAGAAGGAAGTCAGCAAGGAAGTGTTAAATTATGTTGTCAGATTACTGGATTCCAGGAAACTGATTCTGCAATCCTTATTTAGGCAAAATTCACATGGATTTCACCCTCTCTCTCTAGCTACAATTAAGAGTTTTGCATGAATAAGGAATAGATCAGAGCCTAAAATTGGTGTTCTCTTATCTTTGAGGTTATCCATACAGAATTATTTAGTCCATTATTATTCTGAATAGTTTCATATTTATAGATGGTTAGTAAATTAAGCCTGGTTTTCATATTTAACCAGCGGATCTTTTTAGCATGCCATTATGCGGACAGCTGCTTTAGATGGCTTCCTCTTCCAACTCTAATTTGAGTCACCCCATAATAACTAATAGCCTCCACTAAGGTTGCTAACCTTTAAGCCTTGAGTTCTTGTCCACCCAATCTCCGATAATGGCTCCCAAAAGGAGAACTGATCCTGCCACAACCAGTCCATAGACAGCAGTCAAGAGGAGGCTGTTTCCATAAAGTTCAACCAGAAAGACAGATACTGCAAAGTGCCACATCCGATCTCCcttaaataagaaaaaagttgGTATCAGTATTTGCATTTTGCTAGATGGTAGCAGATTTCCATGTTTTAATAGCTCCACAAAGAATACCTACGTGAACACTGCATTTAAGAACTTTGTTACTCCCTCCCTGTCCATCCCTCCTGCTCCCAATATAAGCCCTATCTGCCATTCTGTGCATGGTGCACCCTTCAACGTTAGTGGGAGCTGAGGTCCAAATCAATACTATTATTGGCCCCAATTAATGTTGGTTATCCCCAATACATCATAGTACCAAAGGCTTTCTATGGTAGTATTAGGAGCcaaaattctgtcctcagttacaaCCAAGAAGCCAGAGAAAGACTAATTTTTATGAAGATTCTTCATCTCAGATGCCTCCAACAGCTACAAACGTATTTGTTTAAGCTTACCATCATCAGTGCTCTTTTAGAAAATGTAACTTTGTCCATGTGAAACTAAAGTTTCAAAGGGTGGAACTAAGCAACTGTCATCTATTCTAGCTGTGAAAGTTTAAAATGACACTGCCAGCTTTAATCAGCACTTCTGTCTGAATACATTTCACCTACAAAATACCTTctaagacagaggtgggcaaactactgcctgCGGGctacatccggcccacaggaccctcctgcccagccccggagctcctagcccaggaggctgtcccccgcccccacagcctcacctcgCCGCGCTGCTGGCGCAATGCTCAGGGtggcgagctcctggggcagcacagttgcagagcctggcctgaccagGTGCTCTGAGCTGCGCTGTGCGTAGCTGGCTCCAGCCACCAGTGttccaggcagtgcagtaagggggcagggagtaggtccca of Natator depressus isolate rNatDep1 chromosome 11, rNatDep2.hap1, whole genome shotgun sequence contains these proteins:
- the SLC40A1 gene encoding ferroportin — translated: MARAAEQTGGGGCCGSCVSYFTSAKFLLYLGHSLSTWGDRMWHFAVSVFLVELYGNSLLLTAVYGLVVAGSVLLLGAIIGDWVDKNSRLKVAQTSLVVQNASVILCGIILMIVFLFKTQLLTLYSGWLLTMCYILVITIANIANLASTATAITIQRDWIVVVAGEDRSKLADMNATVRRIDQLTNILAPMAVGQIMTFGSPVIGCGFISGWNLLSMCLEYLLLWKVYQKTPALALKATSKIEESELKQLNVQKDSELKPTEGVQLIEKDVTVFEPQQEKEISCSAWIAEPFITFRDGWVAYYNQPVFLAGLGLAFLYMTVLGFDCITTGYAYTQGLSGSVLSLLMGASAITGIMGTVAFTWLRRKCGLVRTGFISGIAQFACLVSCVISVFMPGSPLDLTVSPFADIRTRLLEGQPLPTARPTDMSEISFTTGTHNWLNGSSSVNSNLEMSSDSVPLISVSLLFAGVITARVGLWSFDLTVTQLLQENVIESERGIINGVQNSMNYLLDLLHFIMVILAPNPEAFGLLVLISVSFVAMGHIMYFRFAQKTLGNQLFACCGLKSKAVSNDSPPGNSSTV